ATGCGGTGGCGACGGCCCTCGCCCGGGAGCTGGGACGGCCGTTGACGACGACCTCCGCCAATTTGTCGGGTTTTCCGCCGTCGCTCAACCTCCGCCACCTCAAAAGCTACTTCGGAGGCAAGATCGACGCCATCATTGACTCGGGCGCTCTCTCGCCCTCCGGCGGCTCCACGGTCGTGGACGTCACCGAGGACAAGCTCGCGATCATCCGCGAGGGGATGATCAAGGCCGACGTGATCTTCAAGTACTTTGAGGAGGATGAAATCCTGTGAACCGTTTCCCCACGATCGCCCCGTTCCGTGGTCTTCGCTACGACCTGTCTTCGGGCAAGCTCGATCCGGCCAAGGTGACGGCGCCGCCCTACGACGTCATCAATGAGGACGCCCAAAGGCGGCTTTACGAGCGCGACCCTCACAACGTCGTGCGCGTCATCCTGGGTCATCAATTTCCCAAGGATACCGCAGCCGACAACCGGTACACGCGCGCCGCCGCCGACCTGGAGCGATGGGTCCGGGAGGGCGTCTTGAAACGCGATGCCGAACCGTCGTTTTATTTGTACGAGCAGGAGTTCAGGCTCAAGGACGGCTCGCATCACGTGAGACGGGGATTCTTGGCGCTCCGGAGGCTGGAAGAATTCGGCAAGGGCAAGATCCAGCCGCATGAAAAGACCCTCGCGGGCCCCAAGGCCGACCGGCTGCTGCTCATGAAGTCCTGCCACGCGAACTTAAGCCCCATTTTTTCGTTGTATTCGGACCCGGAGCACGCCCTCGGCCGCCTGCTGGAGCCGCATTTTCAAGACAAGCCGCTCGCCGACTTCGCGGATGAGGAGGGCGTTCGCCAGCGCCTGTGGCGGGTGAGCGACCAGGCCTTGTTCCGGAAGACCGATGAGATCGTCGGGCGGAAGAATCTTTTCATCGCGGACGGCCACCATCGATACGAGACGGCGCTCGCCTACCGGGAATGGATGAAAAGCCGTCCCGAAGGGGCGAAGGCCGCCGAGGACGCCTCCTTCCATTACGTCCTGATGTTCTTTTCCGACATGGAGGACCCCGGCCTCGTCATCCTGCCGACCCATCGGGTCCTTCACGACTGGCCGGGATTCGACCCGCAGTCTTTTAGGAAAAAACTGGCCGCCTTGTTCGGCCTCAGGGCCTTTCCGGATGGGAACGAAGCCCTGCTGCAGGCCCTGAAGGGCGAAGGCGCCCGCGGTGCCCAAGCGTTTGGGTTGGTCCTTCCCGGCGAGGAGCCGATGCTTCTCACCCTGTCCGCGGAGAGGCGGGACTCGATCCCCGCGCTCAAGGAGGTGCCGGCGGCGCTGCGGGCCGTCGATACCTTGATCCTGCATCGCGTGATCTTTCGCGAGATGTTGGGTCTTCGGGAGGAGGACGAAAAGGACCCTCGCTTCATGACGTTCGTCAAGGACGCCCGTGAGGCCCTGGCAACGCCGCAGTCGGACGCCGTCTTCTTGCTGAATACGACGCCGATGCGCGTTCTGAAGGAGGTTGTCGAGACGGGGATGGTCCTGCCGCCGAAGACGACGTTCTTCTATCCCAAGCTCTTGAGCGGCCTCGTCTTCCATCCACTCTCCGCCGCCGAACGGGTTTCTATTTGAAGGCGAATCTCCTCGATGGGAGAGGCCCCCGGGAGGGAGCGGATCTTTTCCAAGAGGGAGTGTCTGAGAAATTCGAATTCATTCGCCCAGGCCGATGAAGTGACCTCGACGATGAGCCTTTTCCCTGATACCTTGGCGGGACGCGATCTGGAGGCCATCTTCGGACCGACGAGCTCCTCCCAGCGATGATCCAAAAAATCGACCTCGGAAGGGCCCGAGACGGGCAGCTTGAGCGCGATTTTCAAGATCTCGGCGAGGGGGAGCGGGGCCTTGAGTTTGTTACGCACAGCGGCATTGTCCGTACCGGAAATCCGTTGACAAAAACAAGGCGAATATCGAAACTCAAACACCAAAAAAGAGCGAAGGAAGGTTTCCTTCCGGAGCGAATGGTGAGAGGATTTGTTTTCAGATGGGGGGCTCGGGGAGGAGAGCGGTATCTCCCCCCGCTATTATGAATAAAAAAGACACCAAAAAGTTCAGGGAGCTGCTCACGAGACGGAAGGAAGAGCTTCTGAAGACGGCGGTCGCCGTCAAGGAGCAGGGGATCGGATTCTCGCTGGACGATCTGCCGGATGAGGTGGACTTGGCGTCTTCCGAATCCGAGCAGTCGATGAGTCTCCGCCTCCGTGATCGGGAGCGGGTCCTTCTCAAGAAGATCGACAAGATGCTCGCCAAGATGGACGAAGGTACCTACGGCTTGTGCGAATCCTGCGGCGAGGAGATCGGCGCCAAGCGGCTGGAGGCCCGGCCGGTCACGGACCTGTGCATCCGCTGCAAGGAAGAGCAAGAGAAGATGGAAAAATCGTTCGCCGAGTAATTACAATCCCGCCACGCCGCTTCCCGCGGCACGGCTCTCGCTGGCGCTCGTAGATGAAGCCAGCGCCGTTCGAATTACCTCAATCTCGACGATTTCATCGCCCGGTATCTCCGCCGTGATGCGGTTTTCCCCCAGGGCCAGCTCCCGGACCGGGGCCGCGAAGTGGTAGGTGCACTCCGAACCGTCGCAGACCTCGCTCGTCTCGGTGATGACTTCCAGGGATGTCGTCCGGTTCCGGATCGTGATGAGCGGATAATTGCTGCAAAGATAGCCGCGGATCGTGATGGAGGGGTTCATGGTCCTCGCCCCGTCCCGCGGGGCCGTGACGGTCAGCCCCGTGCCCGAGCTGCAATCGGCGGCCTCGGACCGCCCCGCCGGCCCGGTGGCCAGGAGGAGTATCATTATGATAAAGAACCATCTCACAACATAAATTGTAACCCTCTAACGGATGGATAGAAAGCGATGTCAAAAAATAAAATGACGCGAGGCGCAACGGGTTACGCGCTTCGCGCCGGGATGAGGGCGGTATCGTGGCGCTCGAGGACGGAGGCCAAGGAGGCGAGCCGCCCCAGGAGGCAGGCCACCGTGAAGAGTTGGTCGCGATTTTCGTAGGTGAGTTGGTAAGTCTTGCCGTTGGCGGAGGGCTTGACCTTGTGGAAGCAGAGGCAGGCGAACGCCATGCCGGGGGCGTTGAGGTTCTCCAGCTCGTTTTTCTCTTCATGGATGCGGAAGAACGTGCCGACGTTCTCGCCGCCGACGAGATAAACGACGGGCTCGATGGGCTTGCCGCGGTAGAAATCGGCCGTCGGGATGCCCTCCTGAAGCAAATATTCGCTGACCTTCGAGCCTCCCTTGGAGGACTCGAGCTTGTTCCGGATCCTGCGGTTGAGATTTAGAAAGGCGTCCCCCGAATCGATGTGGGTGACGCCCATCCCGTAAGTGCCCGCGTTATTCTTCACGAAAAGATACGGGGCCCGCGCGACGCCGTGCCTCCGGTATTTTTCGCGGACGCGGTCGAGCAGGCGGTCGGCCGTATCTTTGAGCCGCTTGAGACAGATTCCGTCGGAAAGATCCACGCCGGTTTCGGCCTCGGAGAGGGGCGTGATGAGCCAGGGATCGATCCCCAAAATCTCCGCGGCCTCGGCGGCGAGGACGGCGAAGTGATGGAAGTGCTCGCTCTTTCGCCGCCGGTGCCAGCCCAGGTACGGAGACGGCAGCAAGAGTTGCTTGAGATCCTTCAAATATTCCGGCGTGCCGCCGGAGAGGTCGTTGTTGATGAGGATCAGGTCCGGGATGAAACGGTCGGTCTTCAGGAAGCCGTCCTGCATCCGGACCTTGCGGACCTCGATCGTTCGTCCTTCCTCCCAGACGATCGGAAATGGATCGGACGTGAAGCGCGTGGAGGCGGAACCGATCTCGACCTCGAGGCCCGGTCCCTGCTTGGCGTCGGTCAGCATCGCCCTCAAGGCCGCGACGCTCTTCCAGTAAAAGAGATTCCGCGTGTGTTCTTCCGGAAAGATCAGCACCTTGCGGACCGACGGATGCCAGGCCTGAAAGAAGGATTTGAAGGCGGCGGCCCCGCGCTCGGAGAAGGTTTCGCAGAGGTTGTTGAAGCCGGCGGGAAAGAGGTTCGTGTCCACAACCGAGACCTTGAAGCCCGCGTTGCGGACGTCGATGGACGCGTAGACGGGCGGCTCGGCGTCCGGAAGGGCGGAGAGGCGGCGGCCGAGCCAGTCTTGAAGCGGGCGGGCCCGGTCGGCGATGCGTTCGGACAGGTCTTGAATGACGGAGGTCATCCGCGAAGGATCCTTTCGTAGGCGGACCGGACTTTCTCGCGCGTCTCGATCAGGCGGGGCAGGATCGCCCGGCCCCCGAAATAACGCGCCTCCAACTCGCCAAGCCATTCGGCCCCTTCGATGATCTCGTCGCCCGGCTGGTCCAGCAGGAGGCGCAGCCGCGTCTCGATTTCCCTTAAGAAAAGATAAGACCGCTCGAGGATTTCGGCAAGGGAGGGGTCCAAAACCCCTTCGCTCCGGAGGGAGGCCAGGGCCAAAATCGTGTTGCGATTCCGTACCTTGGGGTTCTTCCGGCCGTGAACGAGCTGGAGGTATTGGACCGCGAATTCGATGTCGACGAGCCCCCCGCGGCCGGTCTTCAGGTTGAAACGGCCGGGCCTTTCTCGGGCGATTTCGCGCTCCATGCGGCTCCGCAGATGGTCGATCTCGCCGGCGATCGTTTTGGGGTCGTAGGTCTGATAGGCGACCGCCTCGATCTCGGTCTGGAGCTTCGCGGGAAAGCCGGTGTCGCGGTCGGGGCGGCCGAAGAGCGAATGGGCCTTGACGAGGGCTTGCCGCTCCCAGGTCCGGCCGAGGGTCCGGTGATACTCCAGGAACGAGGATAACGAGGAGACGAGCGTGCCCCGATTGCCCGACGGACGCAGGGCGGTGTCGACGGCGTAGGCGATGCCCTGGCGCGTCAGCAGGGAGAGTGCCGAGAGGATGCGCGCCCCGAGCCGCCCGTAGAATTCCTGGTCGGCGGCGTCCTCGTAGATGTAGATGATGTCGAGGTCCGAGCGGTAGTTCAACTCCCGCCCTCCCAGTTTGCCCATGGCGACGACGGAAAAATCCCCTTGAGGCGCTTCGGCGCCGGGGCGATCCAGCAGCTCGTGCCAGGCGGATTCGAGGCTGCCGTAGAGGACGGACTCCGCCAAGAGCGACAGCTCGAAGAAAAGGCCGGTGAGGGGAAGCGAGCCACCCTGGTCGCGTTCCTGCAGACGGCGGCGCTGGGCGCGCGCGAAGACGCGTAGGGCGTCGAGTTTTTCCTCGTAGCCATCCGTGGCCGCGAGGGCCGTCCGGAGCCACGTCCAGTAGGGATTCTCCGGCGTCATGAGGCCAGCCTTTCAAAACACGAGGCGACGAAATCCGTTTTCATCTTCAGCGCGGCCTCGAAATCGCCCGTCGCCGCGAATCCCATCCTTCGGGCCATGGCCGCGAGGGCGGGGGCGTCCGTCGGCAGACGGTGCGTCTGCCGTTCCTCCTGCATCTGGAGTCGGTTCTCGATCCGCCTCAGGAAGACATAGGCCTCCTCGAGACGCGAAACGTCCTCCTCCGGGACGAGGCCGAGGCGGCCCAGCAGGCGTAGCGCCGTCAGGGTATGGCGTTCCCGCAGGCGCGGCTCCTTGCCCCCGAAGAGGAGCTGGAACGCCGTCACGAAAAACTCGATCTCCCGAATGCCTCCGGTGCCGAGTTTGACGTGAAAGCCTCCTGCTTTTGATTTCTTGAGATCCGCGTTGATCTTCTCCTTCATGCGCTTGAGGCCGTCGATCGCCGAGGCGTCGGTGTATTTGGGAAAGACGAAGGGTTCGATCAGCGCGAGGGTTTCCCGGCCGAGCCCGGCGTCGCCCGCCACGGGTCGCGCCTTGATCAGGGCGGCCCTCTCCCAGTCGGCCCCGGAGATCTCGTAGTAGGAGGCCAGGGCGTCGACCGAGTTGACGATGACGCCGCTCTTGCCCTCGGGACGAAGATCCAGGTCGACGCGGAAGACGAAGCCGTCCTCCGTCCGGTCGTGCAGGAGGCGCGTGACCATCTCGGAAACGCGGCAGAAATGCTCGAAAACGCTGCGTGAGCCCGCCTCCGCCGCGACCGGGCGCCCATGGACATAGAGAAGGTCGATGTCCGAGCTGAAGTTCAAGTCGCGCCCGCCGAACTTGCCCATCGCGAGCACCAGGAACGCTTCCCGGAACCCGCCGGACTCGCCGGCCCGCGCGATCTCGCCCGCCGCTTCGACGGCGGCTTCGGTGCAGGCGGCCGCCAGGTCGGCCAGTTCGGCCCCGATTTCCTCGAATGGGGCGAGACCCGCGAGGTCGCGGGCGGCGATCCGGGTGATTTCACGGTATTTGAAGTCCCGCAGAAGGCGGGCGACGCGCGCTTGCTCCGTCCGGCGCCCGGCACGAAGCTCCGCGCGGAGCTCCTCCAGCATTTCGACGTCCTCCTTGGGTTTGAGCAGGTGGGGCGACAGGACGAGGGCGTCGATCGCCGCGGTGGGATCGGGGGCTTGCAGGAGCCGATGGACGAGAAACCGCGAGTTGCCCAGGAGGGCGAAGAGGAAACGGAGGCCGTCGGTCTTCGAGGCCTCCGCGCTCAAGCAAGGGCGAAGCCCCTCCCATTGCGACTCGGCCTCGGCCGGATCGCCGCAGAGCTTGAGGGATTCCTGAAAGAGGGTGTCGGGCTTCAACGTGTCAGCCACTCGCTCCAACGGGAGGACCTGCGGTCCTTTCCTTCTCCCTTGTTCCCGATCGGCAAGGGCAGGATCAGGCGATCGCGGGCCCTGGTCAAGGCAACATAAAGCAAACGCTTCGATTCCTCCAGGCTTTCCTCGCGTTCGCGCCTCTCGCGTTCCTGATACGCCTCGTTTTTGACCATGCGGTCCTTGAGGCCGGAGGCCGAGGCGTCGCCTTCCTGGAGCAGCAGGTCTCCGTCGTCCGACGCGAGGTAGAGAGAGGGCGGGCGGACGGGAGCGGCCTTCAGGTCTCCCAGGACGACGACGGGCCATTCGAGCCCCTTGGCCCCGTGAACCGTCATGATCGTGACGGCGTCCTCCCGGACGTCGACCTCCTGCGGACAGGGGATCCGGGCGCCTTCTTCGCGGAGGGCTTGGAGATTCCGTGCCAGGGCCTTCAAGTGCCCCACGCCCAGGCTCATCAAGTCGTTGAGGAGAGACCGGAAGGCCCTGAGGTTCGCGCGCGCGCTTTCGGGAAAGAGCGGTTCCGTCTTTTCAAACAGGGCGTCCAGACAGGCGGGAAGGGGATCGGGAGAGATCTCCTCCGCAAAATCCTTGAGCGGCGAGTGGCGGAGACCGGTGTCCAGGAAGGGGATCTCCCGCTCGGAGGCCCCGGCCTTTCGCTCCATCCAAAAGAGGAGGGCGAGGATTTCGGGCCTTTCAAGGAGGGGCTCGCCCAAGGAGGTCCGGTAGGGGATGCCGTGCGTCTTGAAGGCGCATTCGTAGGCCGGGACGGCCTTGCGCGTCTTGAAGAGGACGGCCATTGTTTTCCAGAGCTGTCCCTCCCGTCGGAGCGTTGCGAGCCTGCGGGCGACGGCCTCGGCCTCCGCGGCGCGGAGATCGCCCAGGGTGCCTTCGTCCTCGAGAAAAAGGCGCTCGACGGCGCCCCCGGGACCGCGGACGGCCTTCATGGGGGGATAGTTTTCCGCGAACAGGGGCTCGCTGACGGCGTTGACGAAGGCGACGATCTCGGGGGCCGAACGAAAGTTCTCCGGCAGGTCGAAGGCCCGGCCCCCGGAGCGCTCGAAGGCGCCTTTTACCTTGAGGAAAAGCGACGGGTCCGCCCCGCGAAAGCGGTAAATCGACTGGCGCGGATCGCCGACGATCACCAGCCGCGCGCCCGAGAGTTTCTGGAGCGTTTCGATGATCTCCCATTGCAGGAGGCTCGTGTCCTGAAATTCGTCGACGATCACCCAGGACCATGTTTTCGAGAACGCGGCGGGGTCGGCCTTGAGCAGGGCGAGCAGCCGTGCTTCGAGATCGTCGAAGTCGAGCGCGTTCAGGGCCTTCTTACGGGCCTGGTAACCGTCCGAGAGCGCCGCGAGCGTCGCGGGGAAGGCGGAGCCGGTCCTCCGGTGCGGCGGCTCGGAGAGCAGACCGAGGAACAGACCCAGGGATTTCCGGAATCCGAAGCGCCCGACGGCTTCGAGAATCTCGGGGTCCTCCGCCTCGATCCGTTCCAGGGCCTTTTCGCGCACGACGCGGGCCTTTTCGAGATTCGTGAGGAATTCGTTCAGAATGCGGAAGTCGGGCGGAAGTCCGATCGCCTGGCCTTGCGCTCGGAGCACATCGGCGGCGAAGCCGTGGATGGTGGACGCCCGCACGCCGCTTGCGGCGGCCAGACGCTGGCCGATCCTGTCCTGGACCTCTCCGGCCGCCTTCTCCGTGAACGTCACGACGAGGATCTTGTCCTCGGGCACATGCAGCCTCTCGACCAACGCGGCGACCTTTTCGACGATGACGAAGGTCTTGCCCGATCCCGCGCCGGCCAAAATCGCCGCGTCGCCCCCGGTCGACTCCAGGCCGTGGAGCACGGCGGCCTGTTGTTTGGCGGTCAGGGTCTTCATGCGGTCGCCGACCTCAGCCGGCAAATGTCCTGGTAGGGGCAGAAGGGCTCGCAGGGTTCGGGGGATGATTTAAACGCCGCCGTTTTCCGGATCGCCGAGACGGTTTCTCCGATCCGGGCCTCGATCGACGCCAGAACGCCGTCCCACTTGGCGGCGGGCACATAGGAGCTCGATCGCGGTCCCACCTCCAGATAGTCCGGCAGCCGTTCCGCGTGCAGGAGGCCGTCCTTTTTCGACATGTCGGAGAGCTGGTAGTAGACGGCCCCCGCCGGCTGGTAGTCCTTCAAAAGGAGCCTCTGGACGGCGAGGAGGTAGATCGGAAGCTGAAGGGCCTCCCCCGACTTGATCTGATTGCCGGTGATCTTCGTCGAGCCGGTCTTGTAATCGATGACCAGGAACGTCTTGAGCCTTTCGTTCACGTCGATGCGGTCGATCCGGCCCCGGAAGGAGGCCGGGCGCCCGTCCGCATCCTTGAGGACGAGGGGGGCGGAGTCCTGACCGAAACCCCATTCAAAGTGCCGGGGCGTCCAGTCGGAGGCGGCCGCCCGTTCGCGTTCGAGGTCGTCCGTGAAGGAGGAGAGCATCCGCTCGATCCTCCGTCTTTGAAAGGCGATGAGGGGGCGGGACAGTTGGGGTCGGCCGGCGGTGAACCGGGCCCATTCCTCGTTCAGGAGGGACGGGGCCGCTTTTTGGGTTCTCAGGACCTTTTCCAGGACCCTGTGCACCAGCGACCCGATCTCCGCCGGGCTCATCTCGACCTCGAACGGATCCTCCTCCCGGAGCTTCAGGAAGGCGGAGGCATAAAAACGATAGGGGCAGAGCCGGTAATTCTCCAAATCCGTCGCCGTGAAGACATGGTCTCCGACCCAGGAGGCGAAGTCCGGCTGAGATCCCGTCATCGGACGCTCCGCGGCCGCTTTCCGGGCATGAAGAGCGGCATGAAGAGCAGACCCGCCACGAATCCTCCGATGTGCGCGAAGTAGGCGACGCCGCCCGCGCCGGCCTGGGAGGCCGGCACCATGCGGGACTCCACGATCTGGAGGAGGAACCAGAGCCCCAAGACCAGCCAGGCCGGGAGGACGACGGATCTCAAAAAATAGAAGACGGGCACCAGCACCGCCACGCGGCCCTTCGGGTACATGCGAAGGTAGGCCGCGAGCACGCCGGCGATGGCCCCCGAGGCCCCGAGGGCCGGGATGTCGGACCGGAAGTTCGAGTAGATCTGGGCCAAGGTCGCCACGACGCCGCAGAGCAGGTAGAAGATCAGGAAGCGGACCGGGCCCATCCGGTCCTCGACGTTGTCCCCGAAGACCCAAAGGTAGAGCCCGTTGCCGATCAGGTGGAGCCAGCCTCCGTGAAGAAACATGGCCGTGAAGATGGAGACGATGGGGGGAAACCCGGGTGAAAGCTCGGTGTTGTGGCCGAGCCGGAATTCGAGAGGGATGACGGAATACCGGTAGACGAATTCCGTGGCGGCCGGCTCGGGCAGAAAAACCTCGTAGAGAAAAACGAGGACGTTGGCGGCGACGAGGAGGAGGGTCACGAACGGAAAGCGGTGCGTCGGGGAGAGGTCTTTATAGGGGATCACGGGGATGCCCGTACAACGTTTCGGTTGTCTTCGCAATCCGTCGCTGGTACGAAATGCCGGAATGGCGCTCAAACTCCTCGACCACAAAAAACCGGAGAAAAAGAACGAATCCCTGGCCCGGGCCCGCGACGGTTTCATCGAAAGCGCGGGCAAGATTTCGGCCAACATGCTGGGGATGGTCTCCAAGGTGGGCGGCCAGATCTACGCGCTGCTCTTCCTGGCCCGGAAGCCCATGTCGCTGGACGAAATCGCGGAAGTCCTCAAGCTCTCCAAGGGAAACATCAGCGTGAACATCCGCATGCTCGAGGGCTACGGGCTCGCGCGCAAGGTGTGGGTGAAGGGGACGCGCAAGGACTATTACGAAGTCGCGCGCGACTACCCGCGCAAGTTTCTCAAGGATTTTTTCGACCGCGTCCGCTCCGGCATCGACGATTCGCTCCGCGTCATCAACCGATGCAAGGGAGAGTTCGAGGCCGCCGCCAAGGGGTGCGAGGGGGAAGAGAGGGAGGACGGGGACTTCATGGCCCTGCAGCTCCTCCTCCTGCAAGCCTTCTACGAGGCCGCGAGCCGGATCTTCGAGGACTTCTACCAGGGACGGCCGGTGGATACGGATCTGCTTCGCCGTGTCATCCTTGAATAATCTCGTCTTCTTCGACGTCGACAAGACGATCATCAAGGGGTACAGCGGTTTCTTCACGACGATCGCCCTCATTCAAAAGGGGATTCTAAAAAAGCGGCGCCTGCCGACGGCCCTTTTCTACCGCATCTTCAGCCCGCTCATCCACGAGGGCAAGAACGCCCCGCTCGAGAAGCTCTATCAGATCGCGATCGACGACATGGCGGGCCACACCCTGGACGAGATCCTGGCGGTGGGCCGCGAGTGCTTCGAACGCTGGATCAGGCCCCGCGTCTACGCCGAGGCCGTCGCAAAGGTGGGAGAACACAAGGCCCAGGGGCATCCCGTCTACCTCGTCACCTCCGGGCCCACCATGGCGATCCGCATCCTCGCCGAGTTTTTGGGAGTGACCGGCTTCTTCAGCGCGGGACCTGTGATTGACGCGCAAAACCGGCTGACCCGCGTGCTCCAAAGGCCGATCTACTACCGGGAAGGGAAGGTCGTGGCGGCGGAGGAGGCGGTCAAGACCCACGGCGCGGCCTGGGAGGATTGCTACTTCTATTCCGACAGCATCGACGACATCTTTCTTCTGGAGCGGGTGGGGCATCCCCATCTGGTCAATCCCGATCCCAAGCTCCTCAAGATCGGCCGGGAACGCTCCTGGCCCGTCTTGCGCTTTTCCGAAGTCCTGGGTACTAAAGGTCCATGATTCGCCGGAAGAGGCTGTTTTGGTTGGCCCTCGCGGCCGTCACTTGGGGATGCGGCGCGGGACACAAGACGCCCGCGGAAGCGACGGCGGGCGCCTTTATGGAAGCCTACTACGTGAACGCGGACCTTGAGGAAGCCTCGCGCCTGGCCGACGGCCTCGCGCTCGAGAAGGTCAAGGGAGGCCAGTCCCTCCGGGAAGGGCTGGCGATCGACCCCGGCGCGCACCATCCCAAGATCCATTTCAAGATCGCCGGGTCCAAGGAGGGGGCCGAAGAGGCGGATTATCTCTACGATGTCGAGTTCCGTCCCGAGAAATCCGACGCCGTTCGAAAAACGGCGAGGCTCAAGTTGCGCCTCCGCGGCGGGCAATGGAAGGTCACCCAATTCACCGATCATGATCGTTAACCCAACGACGGCCGAGGCCTTCGCGTATTGCGAACGCCTCGCCAAATCCCATTACGAGAATTTTCCCATCGGCTGGTTCGTCCCGAAGGCGGCGCGCAAGTATGTCTATGCCATCTATGCCTTCGCGCGCACGGCGGACGATGTCGCCGACGAAACGACGGTCGAAGGGTCCACGAATCAGGAGCGGTTGGACCGGCTGGAGGCGTACGAGCGTCTCCTCAACCGCGCCTTGGAAGGCCAGGCGGAGGATCCGGTCCTGATGGCCGTGGCGGAGACCGTCGAGAAGACGGGCATTCCCGCGCAGCTTCTCCGGGATCTGCTGACCGCCTTCCGGATGGACTGTACCAAGCGCCGGTACAAGGACTACCGGGAACTCGAGACTTACTGCGTCTATTCCGCCAATCCCGTCGGGCGGATCGTCCTTCTCCTTTTCGGCCTCGATGACCCCAAGGCGCTCACCCTGTCCGACAAGATCTGCACCGGCATCCAGCTGGTCAACCACTGGCAGGACGTGGCGGTCGACCTGGACAAGGACCGTATCTACCTGCCCGAGGAGGATCTGCGCCGGTTCGGCTGCACGTACGAAAGCCTTCAGAAGAGGACCGTGGACGACGCCTTCCGGTCGCTCATGCAGTTTCAGGTCTCCCGGGCGAGGTCTCTCTTCCACGAGGGGCGGCCCCTCCTCGAGATGATCGGCAAACGTCAGCGCCGCCTCAAGTGGCAGGTCTCGCT
The genomic region above belongs to bacterium and contains:
- the hpnC gene encoding squalene synthase HpnC, producing MIVNPTTAEAFAYCERLAKSHYENFPIGWFVPKAARKYVYAIYAFARTADDVADETTVEGSTNQERLDRLEAYERLLNRALEGQAEDPVLMAVAETVEKTGIPAQLLRDLLTAFRMDCTKRRYKDYRELETYCVYSANPVGRIVLLLFGLDDPKALTLSDKICTGIQLVNHWQDVAVDLDKDRIYLPEEDLRRFGCTYESLQKRTVDDAFRSLMQFQVSRARSLFHEGRPLLEMIGKRQRRLKWQVSLMWSGPMRILDKIEAVDYDVFRRRPTLSKGELMKLFLFS